One genomic region from Effusibacillus pohliae DSM 22757 encodes:
- a CDS encoding motility associated factor glycosyltransferase family protein, with product MGVEASRAGAVTGYLPDTRTYLHSRYDPVKEAERFAGDLRADETYILIYGFGFGYHVEAVLNRVGSSTHVIVFEASLPAICTALEVRDLWFLGDRRLEIVFPDDSNSWVTTFARSMEAVLERDGRLLIHTPSLQGIPDELAEVKRLLEEWKVLSGSAADTQLIKQNLRFHQERVGGLPNVTQYFQQFYGIPGILVAAGPSLDRNGHLLSQVKGKAFILSVGTAVKALIGMGVEPDLMILTDPHPRVAEQLKDVDVEIPLILFPTVHESVFRQHKGPKIYAFQKGVPETESWANELGYNLVETGGSVATAGLDVLIQLGCNPIVLVGQDLAYTNGRSHASNTVYDQAPQPQPIYQTEAYGGGMIGTSLSWEIYRKWIERKCRRHPDRLFLNATEGGARIHGVSEVDLLSVVQSFADLPVHSFRDSILNQNHRS from the coding sequence GTGGGAGTTGAGGCTTCAAGGGCGGGAGCGGTTACCGGATATTTGCCCGATACTCGCACCTATCTACACAGCCGCTACGATCCGGTAAAAGAAGCGGAACGCTTTGCGGGTGACCTCCGGGCAGACGAAACTTACATTCTAATCTACGGGTTTGGGTTCGGGTATCATGTGGAGGCTGTCCTAAACCGTGTGGGATCCAGTACCCACGTAATCGTGTTTGAGGCTTCGCTACCCGCTATTTGCACAGCTTTGGAAGTGAGAGATCTATGGTTTTTAGGTGATCGACGGTTGGAGATTGTGTTTCCGGACGATTCGAACTCATGGGTAACCACTTTTGCGAGAAGTATGGAAGCTGTTTTGGAAAGGGACGGAAGATTGCTGATTCACACGCCGTCTTTACAAGGAATCCCTGATGAGTTGGCGGAGGTCAAACGACTGCTTGAAGAATGGAAAGTTTTGAGCGGAAGCGCAGCTGACACGCAGTTAATCAAGCAGAACCTTCGGTTTCATCAGGAGCGGGTCGGCGGTTTGCCGAATGTTACGCAGTATTTTCAGCAATTTTACGGCATCCCCGGTATACTTGTTGCGGCAGGTCCTTCCCTTGATCGGAACGGTCATTTGCTGTCGCAGGTGAAGGGAAAAGCATTCATTTTGTCAGTGGGAACAGCGGTAAAAGCTTTGATTGGGATGGGGGTTGAACCTGATTTGATGATTCTGACCGATCCTCATCCAAGAGTGGCGGAGCAATTGAAAGATGTTGATGTTGAAATACCGCTGATCCTGTTTCCGACTGTACATGAATCTGTATTCAGGCAGCATAAAGGGCCCAAAATCTATGCATTTCAAAAAGGAGTCCCGGAAACCGAGTCTTGGGCGAACGAGTTGGGATACAATCTTGTTGAGACCGGCGGATCGGTTGCAACTGCCGGATTGGATGTCCTGATCCAGTTGGGGTGCAATCCGATTGTTCTGGTCGGTCAGGACTTGGCATACACGAATGGCCGCTCACACGCGTCAAACACTGTATATGATCAGGCACCCCAACCGCAGCCAATCTATCAAACGGAAGCATATGGCGGAGGTATGATCGGAACGAGTCTGAGTTGGGAAATCTATCGGAAGTGGATCGAACGAAAATGCCGTCGGCATCCCGACAGATTATTTTTGAATGCAACGGAGGGAGGCGCTCGAATTCATGGGGTTAGCGAAGTAGATCTCCTGTCAGTGGTTCAAAGTTTTGCCGATCTGCCAGTGCACAGTTTTAGGGATAGCATTTTGAATCAAAATCACCGTTCGTAG
- a CDS encoding NAD-dependent 4,6-dehydratase LegB: MVTGADGFIGSHLTEELVRRGHDVRAFVYYNSFNSWGWLDTFPRQIRDQLDVFAGDIRDPHGVRQAMQGCDVVFHLAALIAIPYSYHSPDTYVDTNVKGTLNVVQAARELGVEKVIHTSTSEVYGTAKFVPITENHPLQGQSPYSASKIGADQIAMSFYQSFDTPVAIIRPFNTYGPRQSARAIIPAVITQIASGKRQIQLGALHPTRDFNFIKDTVRGFIAVAESDSSVGEVINIGSNYEISIGETVRLIADVMGTEVEIVTDPVRLRPEKSEVERLWADNTKAKRLLGWEPVYGGRDGLRRGLQETVEWFMNPENLNRYKADFYNI, from the coding sequence ATGGTTACTGGCGCCGACGGTTTTATTGGTTCCCATCTGACCGAAGAGCTTGTAAGAAGAGGACATGATGTCAGGGCTTTTGTCTATTACAATTCGTTTAATTCCTGGGGGTGGCTGGATACCTTTCCTCGGCAAATCCGGGATCAGCTGGACGTGTTTGCCGGGGACATTCGCGATCCACATGGGGTTCGACAGGCTATGCAAGGGTGCGATGTTGTGTTTCATTTAGCCGCTTTGATTGCTATACCCTATTCCTATCATTCGCCGGATACCTACGTGGATACCAATGTGAAAGGAACGCTGAACGTCGTGCAGGCTGCACGGGAACTGGGGGTCGAAAAGGTCATTCACACTTCGACCAGTGAAGTGTACGGAACGGCAAAATTTGTTCCGATAACAGAGAATCACCCGCTGCAGGGACAATCTCCCTATTCGGCCAGCAAAATCGGTGCCGACCAGATTGCCATGTCCTTTTACCAATCGTTTGATACGCCGGTTGCCATCATCCGTCCATTCAATACATACGGTCCCCGTCAGTCTGCAAGGGCCATTATCCCGGCCGTTATCACGCAAATTGCCAGCGGGAAAAGGCAGATCCAACTGGGTGCGCTCCATCCAACACGGGATTTTAATTTCATCAAGGACACGGTGCGGGGATTTATCGCCGTTGCCGAATCGGACAGCTCCGTTGGGGAAGTGATCAATATCGGCAGCAACTATGAGATTTCCATCGGAGAGACAGTGCGGCTGATCGCGGACGTGATGGGAACAGAAGTCGAGATTGTAACCGATCCGGTTCGTCTGAGACCGGAAAAAAGCGAAGTCGAGCGCCTTTGGGCTGACAATACGAAAGCCAAACGTCTGCTTGGCTGGGAGCCTGTTTACGGCGGGCGAGACGGTTTGAGAAGGGGGTTGCAGGAAACGGTCGAGTGGTTCATGAACCCTGAGAATCTGAACCGCTACAAAGCCGATTTCTATAACATATGA
- a CDS encoding LegC family aminotransferase, with product MTGKINFHAVLKTIRDCLPKDREFIGLHEPFFSGNEWNYVKECLDTGWVSSVGKFVDRFERLLAEYTGTRRAVAVVNGTAALHICLKLVGVEKDDEVLVPALTFVATANVVTYCGAIPHFVDSEEKTLGLDPYKLSVYLQEIAEVRSDGCFNKQTGRRIKAVVPMHTFGHPVDLDPLVELCHRFKLELVEDAAESLGSYYKGRHTGNWGRVAALSFNGNKVVTTGGGGAILTNDESLAKQAKHLTTTAKLPHQWAFYHDQIGYNYRLPNLNAALGCAQLEQLPSFLEKKRSLAKRYQEAFKPVNGVKFFTEPDFAYSNYWLNVLLLDGHQAAEKNHLLEFMNQHGIMARPAWTLMHKLPMFSACPRMDLTVAERLEQRIINIPSSVFLGGDYASA from the coding sequence ATGACAGGAAAGATCAACTTCCACGCTGTCTTGAAAACCATCAGGGACTGTCTGCCAAAAGATCGCGAGTTCATCGGTTTGCATGAACCGTTTTTTTCCGGCAATGAATGGAACTATGTGAAGGAATGTTTGGATACGGGATGGGTGTCATCGGTCGGTAAGTTCGTAGACCGATTTGAGAGGCTGCTGGCGGAGTATACGGGAACCAGACGGGCGGTTGCGGTCGTCAACGGCACGGCGGCCTTGCATATTTGCCTCAAACTGGTCGGTGTTGAAAAAGACGATGAGGTTTTGGTGCCGGCGCTGACGTTTGTCGCTACGGCTAATGTGGTCACTTATTGTGGAGCGATCCCACATTTTGTCGACAGCGAAGAGAAAACGCTGGGACTGGATCCCTATAAACTCTCTGTTTACCTGCAAGAGATTGCGGAAGTTCGTTCAGACGGTTGCTTTAACAAACAAACGGGTCGGCGAATAAAAGCGGTTGTACCGATGCATACATTTGGGCATCCTGTCGATTTGGATCCGCTGGTGGAACTGTGCCACCGATTTAAACTGGAACTAGTGGAAGACGCGGCCGAGTCACTCGGGTCTTATTATAAAGGGCGTCACACGGGAAACTGGGGACGGGTGGCAGCACTGAGCTTTAATGGGAATAAGGTGGTGACCACAGGGGGAGGCGGAGCGATCCTAACGAATGATGAATCCTTGGCAAAACAGGCCAAACATTTGACAACCACGGCCAAACTCCCGCATCAGTGGGCATTTTATCACGACCAAATCGGGTATAATTACCGCCTTCCCAATCTGAATGCAGCGTTGGGGTGTGCTCAGCTGGAACAACTTCCATCTTTTCTGGAAAAGAAGAGGTCCTTGGCCAAACGGTATCAGGAAGCTTTCAAGCCAGTCAATGGGGTCAAATTTTTTACAGAGCCTGACTTTGCATACAGCAATTATTGGTTAAATGTTTTGTTGCTCGATGGCCACCAGGCCGCAGAGAAGAACCATTTGCTGGAGTTCATGAACCAACATGGAATTATGGCCCGTCCCGCTTGGACCTTGATGCACAAACTGCCAATGTTC